The window GCGCGAGATGAACCTGTTTTTCAATCCCCTGGTCAACTCCTACGAGCGCCTGGGAGAGTTTGAAGCGCCGCGGTTCATCACCTGGTCGCACCAGAACCGTTCGCCCCTCATCCGCATCCCGGCGGCGCAGGGCAGCCACCGGCGCATGGAATACCGCGCGTCCGACGGCACTCTCAATCCCTATCTGGCCTTTACCCTGCTGCTGCACGCCGGCATGGATGGCGTCGAACGCGGCCTGAAGCTTCCCGAACCCTGCAACATCAACCTGTTTACGGCAAACGAAGACGAACTTTCGACCTATGAATCCCTGCCCGGTTCGCTGGAGGAAGCGATTGACGCGGCCGCGGCCAGCGAATTTGTGCGCCAAGTGCTGCCTGCACGCACACTGGAAAGCTATCTCTCTGCCAAGCGGCAGGAATGCCGCCAATATGTGACCTATCACACGCCCCAGGCAGCCGCTTACAAGCTCTATTTTGAACGCTACTAACCCGCGTTTTCACAACCGACACCAAAAGGGGGAACCCAACCCATGGAGCCTGTACTCATTGCTGCCCCAGCCGAAAAAGGCTATGTATCCTTATCCAAAGCCTTGACCGGATTTCTGGGCAAGCTGTCCTGTGTTTGGGCGCCCAGCGGCGCTCAGGCACGCCGCTGTATCGCGGAAAATGACTGGGGGCTTGTGATTGTCAGCGCGCCGCTGCCCGATGAAGCGGGCGCGGATTTGGCGCAATATGCGTGTGCGCAAACCGGTGCAGGGGTGCTGCTGTTGGTCAAGGAGGACATTGCCGAAACCTTGCCCGGCGCGGTGGCCGACGCCGGTGTGCTCGTTCTGACCAAGCCGCTGGAGCGGACCGGCTTTTTGGGGGCGGCACGCCTGGCGCTGGCCACCCACCACCGCATCGATGCGCTCGAACGCGAAAACCGCAAACTGCGCACCCGGCTGGACGATCTGCGGCTGATCAGCCGCGCCAAATGTGTGCTGATCGAATGCTGCGGCATGACCGAACCCGAGGCGCACGCCTATATCGAAAAGCGCGCCATGGACACCCGCCAGACCCGGCGGGACGTGGCACGCGAACTTCTGGAATCCACTCCCCCCTAAATTTTGGCTGTCTGCAAGCCCAGGAAGGAACCTTTATTCATGACCAAATATATCTTTGTAACCGGCGGCGTGGTGTCCGGCCTTGGCAAGGGCATCACGGCTGCATCGCTCGGCCGGCTGCTCAAAAGCCGG of the Intestinibacillus sp. Marseille-P6563 genome contains:
- a CDS encoding ANTAR domain-containing response regulator; this encodes MEPVLIAAPAEKGYVSLSKALTGFLGKLSCVWAPSGAQARRCIAENDWGLVIVSAPLPDEAGADLAQYACAQTGAGVLLLVKEDIAETLPGAVADAGVLVLTKPLERTGFLGAARLALATHHRIDALERENRKLRTRLDDLRLISRAKCVLIECCGMTEPEAHAYIEKRAMDTRQTRRDVARELLESTPP